The proteins below come from a single Miscanthus floridulus cultivar M001 chromosome 1, ASM1932011v1, whole genome shotgun sequence genomic window:
- the LOC136496864 gene encoding uncharacterized protein produces MATKPKGSMSILLLAVAVATAACTTAFAQTSRLGKLVVTGVVPCNTGTLIDATTSPAFPGACDNFQINDATSARYRSAHATDVYNTTVNADANVELRCGGNVVAGGTTSRNGSFAIEADLTSALEALVGSCQLLVDTPLAKCNASLPAAGALASYLQGSLAGMLSGVFRLAPAGFSFRMN; encoded by the coding sequence ATGGCAACCAAACCCAAAGGGTCCATGTCCATTCTCCTCCTCGCCGTTGCAGTGGCCACCGCGGCGTGCACGACCGCCTTCGCGCAGACCAGCAGGCTCGGCAAGCTCGTAGTCACCGGCGTCGTGCCGTGCAACACCGGCACGCTGATCGACGCCACCACTTCTCCGGCATTCCCAGGGGCATGCGACAACTTCCAAATCAATGATGCAACCTCCGCACGTTACCGATCTGCACATGCAACTGATGTATACAATACAACGGTGAACGCAGACGCCAACGTGGAGCTGCGGTGCGGCGGCAACGTGGTGGCGGGCGGGACGACGAGCCGCAACGGGTCGTTCGCGATCGAGGCGGACCTGACAAGCGCGCTGGAGGCGCTTGTGGGCTCCTGCCAGCTGCTGGTCGATACGCCGCTGGCCAAGTGCAACGCCAGCCTGCCGGCGGCGGGGGCGCTGGCCTCCTACCTGCAGGGCTCGCTCGCCGGGATGCTCAGCGGCGTCTTCCGCCTCGCCCCGGCCGGCTTCTCCTTCCGCATGAACTGA